CAGGATCGGCCAGTCGGCGATCGCGTCCGAGCCGTCGCGCATTCCCTCCGTCTCGCGGTTGGGCGACGCGACCGAGCCGGCGTCGAGATGGTCCCGCCCGATGACGATCGGCGCCTTCACGCGTCCCGTGCGGACGAGGTCGTTGAACCGCACCCCCGCCCGGTCGCGCTCGCGGTAGCCGAGCCAGCAGATGCGGGCGGGCAGCCCCTGGAAGGCGATCTTCTCCTCGGCGAGCGTCAACCAGCGGCGAAGCGTCGCGTTCTCCGGGAAGAGCTCGAGGAGCGCGCGGTCGGTCGTCCGGATGTCCTCCGGGTCGCCCGAAAGCGCGGCCCAGCGGAACGGCCCGTTTCCCTCGCAGAAGAGCGGCCGGATGTAGGCCGGCACGAAACCGGGGAAGTCGAACGCGTTCTCGACCCCGGCACTCTTCGCCTGACCGCGCAGGTTGTTGCCGTAGTCGAACGTGACGGCCCCGCGCTCCTGCAGCGCCAGCATCGCGCGGACGTGCGCCGCCATGGAAGCTTTTGCGCGGAGGATGTAGCCGGCGGGGTCCGATGCCCGCAGGCGGAGCGCTTCGGCGTAGGGGATCCCGTGCGGGACGTACCCGGTCAGCTCGTCGTGCGCCGAAGTCTGGTCCGTCAGGAGATCGGGGACGATCCCGCGCGCGATCAGCCGCTCCAGGAGATCGACGGCGTTCGCCTCGACGCCGATCGAGACGGCGCGTCTGGCGTCGCGGAAGGCCAGCGCCCGGTCGATCGCGGCGTCGAGGCCGGTCATCGCGTGGTCGAGATAACGGGTCCGGATGCGCTTCTCGATCCGCGCCGGGTCGACTTCGGCGAGCAGCGCGGTCGCGCCGTTCATCGTCGCGGCGAGCGGCTGGGCGCCTCCCATCCCGCCGAGCCCGGCGGAGACGAAGAGCCGCCCGGAGAGCTCGCCGCCGAAGTGCCGGCGCCCCGCCTCGGCGAGCGTCTCGAACGTCCCCTGCACGATTCCCTGCGAGCCGATGTAGATCCAGGAGCCGGCGGTCATCTGGCCGTACATCGTCAGGCCCAGCCCTTCCAGGCGCCGGAACTCGTCGCCCGTCGCCCACGCGGGCACGAGCATGGAGTTCACGATGAGGACCCGCGGCGCGTTCGCGTGCGTCTTGAAGACGCCGACGGGCTTGCCCGACTGGACGAGGAGCGTCTCGTCGGCCTCGAGGCGCTTCAACGTCCTCGTGATCGCCTCGAAGCACTCCCAGTTGCGCGCGGCCTTGCCGGAGCCGCCGTAGACGATGAGCTCGTCGGGCTTCTCGGCGACCTCGGGATCGAGGTTGTTCTCGAGCATCCGGAGCGGCGCCTCGGTGAGCCACGACTTCGCCCGCAGCGCGGTTCCGCGCGCCGCGCGCACGGCGGGGTGGACGGCGGTCATCGCGGCTATTCTAGCGAAACGCCGCGCTTCAGTGGATCAAGCCCGGGATTCGGGCGGCGCCGTCCGCTGGAGAACCGATCGTCGGCCGCCCGATCGATCTGTCGAAGATTCCCTTCCCCGCCACGCTCGCGTGGAGAATTCGTCCCGCCGCGTCGATCGCAAGGACAGCAACCGGCTCGCCGTCGAGACCGAATGGCGACCAGTGCGCTCCGCCGTCGCCGCTCCGGAATACTCCGCCCAGGGCGACATTCCCCGAGCTCGACGCGAATAGAACGTCCGGGTTCACCGGATCGACGAGAAGGAACGAGAAGAGCTGCCCCTCGGGAACGGCGAGAATTTCCCATGAGTCGCCGCGGTCGCGGCTCTCGCACACTGCGGGAGGAGGAGCCCCGTGGGCCCCGAGCGGCACGCCGACGGCATAAAGGTGAGCCGGATCCGTCGGGTCGATCGCGACCGCGCTCGTCCCCGGCGTGAACGGCAGCGTCGACCACGTCGTTCCGCCGTCCTCGGTCCTGGCAAGGCTCGCGGAGGGATAGGAAGACGTCACGTACGCGACGTCGGAATTCGACGGGTCGACGGCGATGCCAGCGACCATCGAATCCCCGAGCGATCGCCAGTGCTCGCCCGAATCGTCGCTTCGAAAGACTCCGCCGCACTGTTGCTCGGTGTGGGAAGGATTTTCGGCCGCCGCGTACAGAACGTTCGGCGACGAGCTCGACACGGCCAGATCCGAGATCGCGGGACACGTCAGACCGTCGTCCGCCGCGGCCCAGTCGCGCCCCCGGTCGATCGATCGGACGATCCCTCCGCCCGGCGCTCCGGCGTAGGCGGAGCTCGACGCGTCGACCGCGAGGACGGAGGTCAGGGGCGTCGCGCTCAGCGAAGTCCAGTGCGACCCCGCATCTTCGCTTTCGAAGAATCCGTTTCCGTCGCTCGCATACACGACGTTGCGCCGCAGAGGGTCGGTCGCCACGCCCGCGACCTCCCCGGACGATACGAGCGGTGGGCCACCGGTCGTCCACCCAGCCCCGGAGATCCGCGCGGGATCGGTGGCAGGAACGGCGGTCGCCCGCACGTCGTGGAACACGAATACGCCGTCGTCGGTCGCGACCGAGACCCGCCCGCCGGCGACCGAGAGGTCGTTGATCGTCCGACCGAGAGCCGGTAGCGTCCGCCACGTCACACCGCGGTCGAAGGAGGCGAAGATGTCCGTCCAGGTCCGGGCGAAGACCGAATCGGGAACGAACGGGT
This portion of the Thermoanaerobaculia bacterium genome encodes:
- the hutU gene encoding urocanate hydratase codes for the protein MTAVHPAVRAARGTALRAKSWLTEAPLRMLENNLDPEVAEKPDELIVYGGSGKAARNWECFEAITRTLKRLEADETLLVQSGKPVGVFKTHANAPRVLIVNSMLVPAWATGDEFRRLEGLGLTMYGQMTAGSWIYIGSQGIVQGTFETLAEAGRRHFGGELSGRLFVSAGLGGMGGAQPLAATMNGATALLAEVDPARIEKRIRTRYLDHAMTGLDAAIDRALAFRDARRAVSIGVEANAVDLLERLIARGIVPDLLTDQTSAHDELTGYVPHGIPYAEALRLRASDPAGYILRAKASMAAHVRAMLALQERGAVTFDYGNNLRGQAKSAGVENAFDFPGFVPAYIRPLFCEGNGPFRWAALSGDPEDIRTTDRALLELFPENATLRRWLTLAEEKIAFQGLPARICWLGYRERDRAGVRFNDLVRTGRVKAPIVIGRDHLDAGSVASPNRETEGMRDGSDAIADWPILNALLNTASGATWVSVHHGGGVGIGYSIHAGLVVVADGTPEAEERLRRVLTNDPGTGVMRHADAGYEKAIETARTRGLDLPMSR